The proteins below are encoded in one region of Lentimicrobium sp. L6:
- a CDS encoding DUF4870 domain-containing protein has product MIQIKPFHYQPSEHEAEKASNSYLMSLVALVGGLPFPIINLFATLFFYIANRKGTGFVRWHCKQALFSQLSLLFINTVAFWWTIAILFESEIITNFYISYIINALIYNIAEFIATVYTAIQTRKGLHVNWYFYGNLCDWLTKDSNVKEIDSPFL; this is encoded by the coding sequence ATGATTCAAATTAAACCATTTCATTACCAGCCTAGCGAGCATGAAGCTGAGAAAGCTTCCAATAGTTATCTGATGTCCCTAGTAGCTTTAGTAGGAGGGCTGCCTTTCCCTATTATTAACTTATTTGCTACTCTTTTCTTTTATATTGCCAATAGAAAAGGGACAGGCTTTGTAAGATGGCACTGCAAACAAGCACTCTTTTCGCAATTATCCCTCCTCTTCATAAATACTGTTGCTTTTTGGTGGACCATCGCTATTCTCTTCGAAAGCGAAATTATTACCAACTTTTATATATCCTATATTATAAATGCGCTTATTTATAATATAGCCGAGTTTATTGCAACGGTGTATACCGCTATTCAAACCCGAAAAGGACTGCATGTGAATTGGTATTTTTATGGAAATCTATGTGATTGGCTCACTAAGGATTCCAATGTCAAAGAAATAGATTCTCCATTCCTATAA
- a CDS encoding TM2 domain-containing protein — MDAQKVDMFIISNNKFFESHRVVQIREKMLEMDESKWGFIQTLQFKDPTIALIISLLGGSLGIDRFFIGDTGLGIGKLLTCGGLGIWAIIDWFLIMGATREKNIEILAQVMR, encoded by the coding sequence ATGGATGCTCAAAAAGTAGACATGTTTATCATTAGCAACAACAAATTCTTTGAAAGTCATAGAGTTGTTCAAATTCGTGAAAAAATGCTTGAAATGGATGAATCAAAATGGGGATTTATTCAAACGCTTCAGTTTAAAGATCCAACTATTGCCTTAATCATCTCCTTATTGGGTGGTTCATTAGGTATTGACAGGTTCTTTATTGGTGATACAGGCTTAGGCATAGGTAAACTATTGACTTGTGGTGGCTTGGGTATATGGGCCATTATTGACTGGTTTTTGATTATGGGGGCAACCAGAGAAAAAAACATAGAAATATTAGCACAAGTGATGCGCTAA
- a CDS encoding ABC transporter ATP-binding protein — MIQTRNIKKSYGDLQVLKGIDFQVNSSEVLGITGASGAGKTTLLQILGTLDKPSEGEVLIDGVSVFDLKEQKLADFRNQNIGFVFQFHHLLPEFNCLENVCMPGFIGKRDFREVEREAKKLLEFLKMDHRLTHQPSELSGGEQQRVAIARALINQPKVVFADEPSGNLDRTNTEELHRLFFQLRDEFGQTFIMVTHDEHLASLCDRTVHLVDGQIQ; from the coding sequence ATGATACAAACTAGAAATATCAAGAAGTCATACGGAGATCTACAAGTACTGAAAGGTATCGATTTTCAAGTGAATTCCTCCGAAGTCTTAGGGATTACTGGTGCTTCTGGTGCTGGTAAAACCACACTATTACAAATATTGGGGACTTTGGATAAACCTTCTGAAGGGGAGGTTTTGATTGATGGTGTTTCTGTCTTCGATTTGAAGGAGCAAAAGCTAGCGGATTTCAGAAATCAGAATATTGGCTTTGTATTTCAATTTCATCATTTATTACCTGAGTTTAATTGTTTAGAGAATGTTTGTATGCCTGGTTTTATTGGCAAACGAGATTTTCGAGAAGTAGAGAGAGAAGCAAAGAAGCTTCTAGAGTTTTTGAAAATGGATCACCGCTTAACGCATCAACCTTCTGAGTTATCGGGAGGGGAGCAACAAAGAGTGGCCATTGCAAGGGCTTTAATCAATCAGCCGAAAGTGGTTTTTGCCGATGAGCCTTCTGGAAACCTCGATAGAACCAATACCGAAGAACTACATCGCTTGTTTTTCCAACTCCGCGATGAGTTTGGACAAACCTTTATAATGGTGACCCATGATGAACATTTGGCATCGCTTTGCGATCGTACGGTACACCTGGTTGATGGTCAAATACAATAA
- a CDS encoding DUF2752 domain-containing protein: protein MKPTKFYIIVLGACMAGYIWLGLQTYLPSDKVGLCLIKQSTNIPCPSCGTSRSILSICKGEFSQALQWNPLGYISLFITLISPFWILLDWVSNKTTFFKAYKNIEIQLKKPIIYIPSIILVLANWIWNILKGL, encoded by the coding sequence TTGAAGCCTACAAAATTTTATATTATTGTTTTAGGCGCTTGCATGGCAGGATATATTTGGCTTGGACTTCAAACCTATTTGCCCTCTGATAAAGTTGGCCTCTGTTTGATCAAACAAAGCACAAATATCCCCTGCCCTTCTTGTGGTACCAGTAGATCTATTTTGAGCATTTGTAAAGGTGAATTTTCGCAGGCTCTCCAATGGAATCCTTTAGGTTATATTTCACTTTTTATCACGCTCATTTCTCCTTTTTGGATCCTTTTGGATTGGGTATCCAATAAAACCACCTTCTTCAAAGCCTATAAAAACATTGAAATTCAATTAAAAAAACCCATCATCTATATTCCAAGTATAATATTAGTATTGGCCAATTGGATTTGGAATATTCTAAAAGGATTATGA
- a CDS encoding M48 family metallopeptidase, which produces MMNKLFTEGLLIIIIFFVSLFMINQINWMTFFQVEKKTENLEEELGELFYDFILQDYIEIQDENTLIIIDSIFFRITEQNHIDSDKIQIHIIDNKEVNAFALPGNHLIINTGLMSSTDSPEELAGVICHEIAHIELDHIMKKLVKEVGVSLLVSLAGGNSGSEVLAETVRHLSSSAFDRKLEKEADLKGVDYLINSNIDPNPFADFFYKIEDNDDFIKHFSWLNTHPELKARAQYIVEYINKKEYQSEPIISASSWKILKETTN; this is translated from the coding sequence ATGATGAACAAATTATTCACCGAAGGGCTCCTCATAATTATCATATTCTTTGTCAGTCTTTTTATGATCAATCAAATCAACTGGATGACTTTTTTCCAAGTAGAAAAAAAGACGGAAAATTTAGAAGAAGAGCTTGGAGAACTGTTCTATGATTTTATCTTACAGGATTATATTGAGATTCAAGATGAGAATACTCTGATAATCATAGATTCAATTTTCTTTAGAATCACCGAACAAAACCACATAGATTCTGATAAAATTCAAATCCACATCATCGATAATAAAGAAGTAAATGCTTTTGCATTACCTGGAAATCATTTAATTATCAATACTGGATTAATGAGTTCCACAGACTCGCCAGAAGAACTAGCTGGAGTTATCTGTCATGAAATCGCACATATAGAACTGGATCATATAATGAAAAAACTGGTTAAAGAAGTTGGGGTGAGTTTATTAGTTTCTTTGGCTGGAGGAAATTCAGGATCTGAAGTTTTAGCAGAAACAGTTAGACATTTATCCTCCTCAGCATTCGACAGAAAACTTGAAAAGGAAGCTGATTTAAAAGGCGTTGATTACTTAATAAATTCGAATATCGACCCCAATCCTTTTGCCGATTTCTTTTATAAGATAGAAGACAATGATGATTTTATAAAGCATTTCTCATGGCTAAATACCCACCCAGAATTAAAAGCTAGAGCTCAATATATTGTAGAATATATCAATAAAAAAGAATATCAATCTGAACCCATTATTTCTGCATCTTCCTGGAAGATACTAAAGGAAACAACTAATTAA
- a CDS encoding Nramp family divalent metal transporter: MKIVSILKNLGPGLLYAGAAVGVSHLVQSTRAGASYGFGLIGVLLLANILKYPFFEFAPRYAASTGKSLVHGYKKIGKWALVLYALFTLSTMFVITVAVSMVTAGLLGGLTGLSADIKWMTMGIMVLIMVFLIIGKFRILEKGMKYIILVLTVSTIFAIAFSFKSELAGIYHFDWTNAFDIAFLIAFVGWMPAPIDISVWHSTWTEAKYEEGNEKPNMRAVIRDFNIGYIGTAFLAIGFLALGAFVMYGSGQEFSDKGVAFAGQLVNMYTASLGHWAYYVIGVAAFTTMLSTSITVLDAYPRVLEPTFSLLLPSKKLNNTSQNKNYLIWMVVLVLGSWGLMIWFGKSMKFMVDLATTISFVTAPLLAILNYWAMMSIDKDDQAPKWLKIYAWVGMIFLSLFSVFYMIWKYL; this comes from the coding sequence ATGAAAATCGTTTCAATATTAAAAAATCTTGGACCAGGGCTTTTATATGCTGGCGCTGCCGTGGGAGTTTCTCATTTAGTGCAAAGCACAAGAGCAGGTGCTAGTTATGGTTTTGGTTTAATTGGAGTATTATTATTGGCTAATATACTCAAGTATCCGTTTTTCGAATTTGCACCAAGATATGCAGCAAGTACAGGGAAAAGTCTAGTGCATGGCTATAAAAAAATAGGAAAATGGGCTTTGGTTTTATATGCTTTGTTTACCTTATCTACCATGTTTGTCATAACAGTAGCTGTAAGTATGGTGACTGCTGGGTTATTGGGTGGTTTGACTGGTTTATCTGCTGATATTAAGTGGATGACAATGGGGATAATGGTTTTAATTATGGTTTTTCTAATTATCGGAAAATTTCGGATTTTAGAAAAGGGTATGAAATATATTATCCTAGTTTTAACAGTTAGTACCATTTTTGCAATAGCTTTCTCATTTAAATCTGAATTGGCTGGGATCTATCATTTTGATTGGACCAATGCCTTTGATATTGCTTTCTTGATAGCTTTTGTTGGTTGGATGCCAGCACCTATTGATATATCTGTTTGGCACTCAACATGGACAGAGGCAAAATATGAGGAAGGTAATGAAAAACCCAATATGAGAGCTGTCATTAGAGATTTCAATATTGGGTATATAGGAACTGCATTTTTAGCTATTGGTTTCTTAGCATTAGGAGCTTTTGTAATGTATGGGAGTGGTCAAGAGTTTTCTGATAAAGGAGTTGCATTTGCTGGGCAATTGGTGAACATGTATACTGCCAGTTTAGGTCATTGGGCTTATTATGTTATAGGAGTAGCTGCTTTCACCACTATGCTTTCAACTTCAATTACTGTTTTAGATGCTTACCCTCGTGTGCTCGAACCAACTTTTAGCTTACTTTTGCCCTCCAAAAAACTTAATAATACGTCTCAAAATAAAAACTATCTTATTTGGATGGTGGTTTTGGTTTTGGGTTCTTGGGGTCTGATGATTTGGTTTGGCAAGAGTATGAAGTTTATGGTAGACTTGGCCACCACCATTTCTTTTGTGACAGCTCCACTATTAGCCATCCTCAATTATTGGGCTATGATGTCTATTGATAAAGACGACCAAGCTCCCAAGTGGCTTAAAATTTATGCTTGGGTGGGAATGATATTCTTAAGTTTATTTAGTGTGTTTTATATGATTTGGAAATACTTATAG
- a CDS encoding putative manganese transporter, whose translation MLENIEFHKIISQTIMITTFVMVMMMVIEYMNVKTRGDWAHRLKESPFLQIIFAAVLGIVPGCLGAYTIVSLYAHEVIRFAALVTAMIATSGDEAFVMFSLIPEYALLINLIVMAIAIAVGVLLMYFGKRFEFFCVPPGHMEVHQHEVDAHPQSATSIIQNLKNITFIRAILIFGVVSFLIGMATGVFHHEHFDISTLDGAQPQHIHDHDHEHGHESFTIDWIMLTYVIVMITALYIFLTSSDHFLEDHLWGHVIKKHFLKILGWSFGAMILIAFLGQFYELNEWITDNIWMVLLLAVLIGIIPESGPHLVFVIMFFQGLIPFSVLLASSIVQDGHGALPLLAESRKSFFTMKAINVAVGLLAGAIGLWAGF comes from the coding sequence ATGTTAGAAAATATTGAATTTCATAAAATTATCAGCCAAACTATTATGATTACCACCTTTGTGATGGTCATGATGATGGTGATAGAATATATGAATGTAAAAACTAGAGGAGACTGGGCGCATCGCTTGAAGGAATCTCCTTTCCTTCAGATCATCTTTGCGGCGGTGTTAGGAATTGTTCCTGGTTGCTTGGGGGCTTATACCATTGTTTCGCTCTATGCACATGAAGTCATTCGGTTTGCAGCATTGGTGACAGCCATGATAGCTACTTCTGGAGATGAAGCTTTTGTAATGTTTTCATTAATTCCGGAGTATGCGCTTCTAATTAATTTAATTGTGATGGCGATTGCCATTGCTGTTGGAGTTTTATTGATGTATTTTGGAAAGCGATTTGAGTTTTTCTGTGTTCCTCCTGGACACATGGAAGTCCACCAACATGAAGTAGATGCCCATCCTCAGTCAGCTACATCCATTATTCAGAATTTAAAGAATATCACTTTTATCAGGGCTATATTAATTTTCGGAGTAGTTTCCTTTTTGATTGGAATGGCCACTGGCGTTTTTCACCATGAGCATTTTGATATTTCAACTCTTGATGGAGCCCAACCTCAGCATATTCACGACCACGATCACGAGCATGGCCACGAATCTTTTACAATCGACTGGATTATGCTTACTTATGTGATTGTAATGATAACGGCTTTATATATTTTCTTAACTTCCTCCGATCACTTTTTGGAGGATCACCTTTGGGGTCATGTGATCAAAAAACACTTTTTAAAGATTTTAGGCTGGTCTTTTGGTGCCATGATTTTAATTGCCTTTTTAGGACAGTTTTATGAGCTTAACGAGTGGATAACTGATAATATTTGGATGGTATTGCTGCTTGCAGTTCTAATTGGAATTATTCCGGAATCTGGCCCACACTTGGTATTTGTTATTATGTTTTTCCAAGGCTTAATTCCATTTAGTGTATTATTGGCTAGCTCCATTGTTCAAGACGGACATGGTGCCTTACCATTACTAGCAGAATCCAGAAAAAGCTTTTTCACCATGAAGGCAATAAATGTAGCTGTGGGATTATTGGCGGGTGCTATTGGCCTTTGGGCTGGGTTTTAA